TAGTTGCTAATGGTAGCGGTTTGCTTTTCGCCTGCACCGAACGACGAGCGCGATTGGCATTTCTCCTCACACTTGAATTCGCCATCTTAATAGTTCCCCTTATCTTTGTTTTCACTCCTCGATCGCGGGCATCAAGCTATCGGTTATTTGTTTCAGCTCGACTGACAAAAAACCGATATCCCACATACAACACCAGTGCCAGCACTCCTAAGCTGATGACAGCTGCTACTAGGTTTAGCACCGCTCTGAGAATTGCAATTCCAAATACAGCTCCAACACTTATGACTATAAGCTTGCTGACGCTCGATAGATTACGAAACCAGTTAAAAAACTGTCCCAAAGGCGATGGCTCGCTAGCAGCGATTTTTGTCTCTTGTATTATTTGAGGTGTTGCAGGCTGCGGTCTTGTCACCTCCGCAGATGCAGAATTAGCTTCTCTTTCTAGTTGTTCTAAGCGTTGTTGCAAATCTCGATCTGATTGAGGATTCATATGCTTTTACCAAAAAGTAAGAGAGTGGTGAGCGGTTACAAGTCACGAGTCACCAGTCACATGTCGGAAGCATCTAGCCACCAGCCACTAGTCACTGCTCACTGCTCACTGTTATTAGGGCGATTGTAGCTAATGCAAAGCACAACTACACACTGACTTGGATAGGAAAACTTGACAAACAACTATATATGTTTGTTATGAATGGTTTTCCGCCCAAAAAATGGAGAAATTACGCAAGTTTTTGAGAAAATTCAATTGTTATAATTAGATTCAATAGCAGTTCAACCGTCTCTGTAAATTAATTGCAAATTACAGCTATAACTCTATCGGAAGATGCAGATTTAGCGGCGGAGGTTATGAGGTAGTAACAGATTCAGCCTTGTGATAGTTGCAGTAGATTCAAGCATTTGATTCTCGAAAAGCAAATAAATGACCTGCATTTCAGGTGGTTTAAACCTAGTAATTTAAAGTCCGTAATGGATAAATAAAATGACAAAGCAAGCTACTATGTACAAGTTAATAAAGTGGAATATACTACCTTCCGTTTTAATTATGAGTTGTGCGACCGCAGCTACAACTTTCGCTCAGGAAGCAGTGGTAAAAGTTCCCCCCCAATTAGAAGCAGACCCCTTAGTTGTTAAAGGTAGATCTGGAGGAGAAAAAAACAGCGATTGCGGTAACATCAGTACGACTCCCAGTCAGGTGCTACAAGTACCAGAACCTTTACCATATCTCAAGCTACAAGTACAGAGCGAAGGAGAACCTACACTACTGATTGAAGGACCAGGAAAACGACGTTTTTGCGTACTGGCAGATACAGCAGCAGGAGAAGCTCCCGAAATATCAGGTTACTGGGAAGCAGGAAAATACTCGCTATACGTTGGCGATCGCACTCAAGGACAATATCCCTATACCCTTTCAATCTCTCAGAAAAAAGGTGAATAGATTTGTCATTCGTCATTTGTCATTGGTTAACACTGCACTCACGACCAATGACAACTGATAACTTTGTACAGGCGTTACATGTAACGTCTCTACACTGACAACTGAATTATCACTCTTCCGAGCTGGCTGCGACTTCCACGGCTTGCACGTCAATCGTCCCTGGAGGTGTTAAGCGACTCAACTTGCCTTGCTCTACTTTCAAGAGTTCGCCACAACTAGGACACTGAAGTTGGGTACGATTGAGTGCTGCTAGTTCGTAGCTACACACCGGACATTCAGACTGAACGAGGTTGCGTTGCAGCCACCAGCGAAACCAGACGAATGCGATCGCGGGAGCCAACAACAGCAGTCCCATTAAAATTAGAAATGAGTTGACCAACCAGCCAAGACCTACCGCACCCAATAACCAGATGAAGAGGAATAGGGTGAGCCAACCGGAGAGGCGGGAAAAACTAAGTTGAAAAGACTTGAGGCTCATGTTCTTTCTATTAAGCTGCTCTGCCTCTAGGATAGCTAGGGGTCGGGAGTTTTAGGGGCGGGTTTTCAGCACACCTATCGAAGAGCAAACAATTCTACGGTTAAACCCGCCCGTACAGGGGAGTAGGAGAATTGTAAAAAATTTGTCATTAATTACACAATACCAATTACCCTGCGCGATTTATGTCTTAACTTCTTGGCGGTTTTTATCGCTTTTTACAATTAGTAAGCAGTTTCTGCCGTCAGCAGCCCGTTCGTATACGACTCGATCTGCTAAGCGCCGCAATAGAAACCAGCCATAGCCTCCTTCTTGTAAGGTTCCTGGTTTAGGTTCGGCAATTGCATCGGGGTTAAAAGGCTGACCCCGATCCCAAATTCTAATCTCAATGCGATCGCTCCATAATAACAGATCGATATCTATTGCCGTTTCTCGCGGTAGGGCTTGATGGGCGTGTCTGACCGCATTCGTAAATCCTTCTGCTAAAGCTAAATTTAAGCGATATAGTTGACCCTCAGACCAAGGTATTTGACCGCTATGTTGAAGACAAAAATCTTCAAACCAGTCTTGTACCTGGTTCAGTAACTTTAAATCGCTACACACCCTCAGATGATTTTGCTCCAACATGCCACGGCTTGACCGCGATCCGATGTTAATTGCTTGCCAACTCAATAAATGTTTACTTATTCTTTTTTTATTCTGTAATCGCGACTACTATCAAGTCTCTGTAACTAAAATTGACACCTGTTAACGTTTCTCATTCGGTAGATCCACTTTTTGAGAAACCCACAGGTGTCAAGACAAATCTGTACTTAATACACTTGATTAAGTGCAGAACTGAACAATTAGAACAGACCGAAAGTGAAAGATTTGTCAATCGGGAAAGCAGCACCAATACCGAGCCACAAGGTAACTAAAGTTCCAACTAAAAACACAGTTGTTGCGACTGGACGGCGGAAGGGATTTTGGAACTTATTGACACTCTCAATAAATGGAACCAGAATTAACCCCAGTGGTACGGAAGCCATCAGCACGACTCCCAATAATTTATTGGGGACTGACCGCAGAATTTGGAATACTGGGTATAAATACCACTCAGGTAAAATTTCCAGAGGCGTAGCGAAAGGATTTGCTGGTTCGCCTACCATTGCTGGGTCTAGTACGGACAAAGCGACTATACAAGCACCCGTTCCCAAAATTACCACAGGGAAAATATAGAGCAAGTCGTTAGGCCAAGCAGGTTCGCCATAATAATTATGACCCATGCCCTTAGCCAGCTTGGCACGTAATTGAGGGTCGCTCAGGTCTGGTTTTTTTAGTGTTCCCATCTTTAAAGTTGTTCTCCTTTGTTTCAGTTATCAGTTATCGGTTAACAGTTAACAGTGACAACTGATAGCTGTTAACTGCTAACTGTAATTACAACGGACCAGAAATACCTTGCTTGCGGATCATCAAGAAATGCAGCAGCATGAAGACAGCGATCGCCCAAGGTAAGACAAAGGTATGAGCGCTGTAGTAGCGAGTTAGCGTTGCTTGACCTACACTCGAACCGCCGCGCAACAAGTCAGCAATGAGAGTACCGACGACTGGAATCGCTTCTGGTACACCACTAACGATTTTTACCGCCCAATAGCCGACCTGATCCCAAGGTAAGGAGTAACCCGTTACACCAAAGGAAACGGTAATTACTGCCAAAATTACGCCTGTTACCCATGTCAGTTCGCGGGGCTTTTTGAAACCGCCAGTTAAGTAAACTCTGAATGTATGCAAGATCATCATCAGCACCATCATGCTGGCTGACCAGCGGTGAATGGAGCGGATCAACCAGCCGAAGTTTACATCCGTCATGAGGTACTGTACGGAAGCATAAGCTTCAGTTACAGTCGGTTTGTAATAAAAAGTCATGGCGAATCCAGTCGCAAACTGGATTAAAAAGCAAACCAGGGTGATACCACCGAGACAGTAAAAAATATTGACGTGTGGGGGGACGTACTTACTGGTTACATCTTCAGCAAGAGCCTGGATCTCCAAGCGCTCCTCAAACCAGTTGTATGCTTTTGAATCAGTTACCTGTTTACTAAACATCAACCAAAAGTTCCTAAAAATGGATTGCGTCTGTTCAAATTCCCGATTGTCTTTGCAGGGATCGTCTTTTCAAGGTTTCTTAATGGCTGGAAATCCAGTCATTTCGATCTTAATCGCGATCGCGAACAATTTGCTCGTCCAGACTGCATCAGATTCTATAAAAAAAGTAACATAGTCGAGAGGACAGTTGGAAGAAGTCGGAAGTCGGAAGTCGGAAGTCGGAAGTCAGAATTTGCTTGCTCCCTACTCCCTGTCCCCTGTTCCCTAGTTCCACTGATAACTGAGTAATTGATAACTGATGATGTCAAAGCGAATTTTCCAGATCGGAGTTTTGTTGGTCATGCCAATTCTGCTAGCGTTGAGTATTTGGACTCAGCCAGCAACCGCCATCACGGAAGAGCAGAGAGTGGTAGTAGAAGCATGGCGAATTGTCAATCGCGCCTATCTGGACGATACGTTTAACCATCAAAATTGGTCGGCAGTACGGCAACAAGCACTCAAACAACCCCTTGACAACCCAGAGTCAGCATATACAACAGTCGAGAAAATGCTGGCAAGTTTGAACGAGCCTTTTACTCGCTTTTTACGACCAGAACAGTATCGTAGTTTACAAGTTAATACTTCTGGCGAACTGACGGGTGTAGGACTGCAAATTGCCCTCAATTCCAAAACAGGACAGTTAGAGGTCGTAGCACCAATTGCTGGTTCTCCAGCGGAAAAAGCAGGTATTCAATCTCGCGATCGCATTCTCAAAATCGATGGTATCCCGACTACCCAATTAACTCTTGATGAAGCAGCAGCCAAAATGCGGGGTCCGGCAGGTAGTAAAGTCCTGCTGATAGTAGAACGGGATGGTTCGCCAAAAGAAATCCAAGTAGCCCGCGATCGCATTGCCGTCAATCCCGTAGTTGCCCAACTCCAAACCTCACCTAGCGGAGCAGAGATCGGCTACATACGCCTGATTCAATTTAATGCCAACGCCACAGCAGAAGTTGCCCACGCGATCGCCAATTTAGAAAAACAAGGTGCTGACGCATACATTTTGGATTTACGCAATAATCCTGGAGGCTTATTGCAATCGGGAATTGAAATTGCCCGTCTGTGGTTAGATGAAGGCACAATCGTCTATACGGTTAACCGCCAAGGTATCCAAGGAAATTTTGAAGCTTTTGGCTCGGCATTAACTCACGACCCCCTAGTCGTCTTAGTCGATCGCGGTACGGCTAGCGCCAGTGAAATTCTCGCTGGAGCGCTGCAAGACAACAGACGAGCAAAAATTGTTGGTGAAAAGACGTTTGGTAAAGGCTTAATTCAATCTTTGTTTGAACTATCGGATGGCTCGGGTATGGCTGTTACCGTTGCCAAATACGAAACCCCAAATCATCGAGACATTCACAAGCAGGGCATTGTCCCAGATCTTAACGTAGCGACCGATCGCCTCAGTCGCGACCAAATCGCCACGGCAGCAGATCCACAATATTTAGCAGCAGTAGAATTATTGGACAATACATCAACAATTGCTAAAAGTAACGAATGATTTGTTGGTAATGGGTAATGGGTAATTGGTTGACGATTGACTACTCGTGCGCTCCCTGCTCCCCGATCGCTGATAATAAAGCAGAAGTTGTTAAGCGATCGTGTATGTTGCGACAAGTATCTTTAGGAAAGCTAGGTTTAGTTGTTGGTGGTTTAATTACAATTGTGGGATTCGTTGCCTATTTTATTGATAATCCCACACTCAACCTTGTGGGTTTTTTTTATGGCATTCCCCTTTTATTAGGAGGTTTAGCTTTGACGGCAGCGGAACTGAAGCCAGTGCCATATACTCAACCAACTTCCCCTGAAGTAGTTGCTTTGCGCCAACAGCAAGCTACAGCAACTCAAAATCAAGTCCGTCAGGATATTACCCGCTATCGTTACGGTCAGTCAGCTCATTTAGATACAGCGTTAGAACGGCTGGGACTTGCGCCAACGGATGAAGAAAGACCGATTGTTAAGGGCGTGCGAGAAACGCAAATCGATGGTGCTTATGGGTTAATTTTAGAATTTGATTCTCCTTTCGTGACACTGGAACAGTGGCAAAAAAAACAAGACAAAATGGAAAGTTTTTTTGGTCCTGGGATACGTATTGAAGTCACACAACCTACTGAAGATGAGATTGAAATAGCAATGATTGCGGCTTCTAGTCAAGGGACTTCCAGCTAGGTGTTAGAACAGTAGCTAACATGATATTTAGCAGGAAGCGATCGAATGCTTGAAGGAATGACGGATGCTATTAACTCTTTTGGATATCTGGGCATCTTCCTGCTAGTCTTAATCGCTCCAACTCCTCCAGAAATTGTTTTACCCTTCGCGGGCTTTTTAGCTGCACAAGGCAAGCTGAGCTTGCCACACGCGATTTTAGCTGGAGTTTTGGGTTGTACTCTATCAATCGTACCTTGGTACTTAGCAGGTAAATACTTGGGCGAACGGCGCTTGAAAGTATTTGCTAGGCGCAACCGTAAGTGGTTAAAACTGTCCTTTGGAGAAATAGAGCGAGCCAAACAATGGTTCGATCGCCACGGTGGGAAAACAGTCTTTTTTAGTCGCCCCATCCCCAGCGTCCGCACGTTAATTGCGCTACCAGCAGGTATCAGTGGAATGAGATTGCTACCATTCTTATTCCATGTCATATCTGGTGAGGCAATCTGGCAAACTGCCTTAGCTTACGCTGGATACCTGCTTGGTAGGCGTTATGAAATTGTCGTTTGGTATACTGCCCCCATTGCCAGAATTTCAATTGCTGTACTACTGTTAGTACTTCTGTTCTGGTTAATTAGGCATAATAGATCGAATAGTTAAACTGCGGTGACGTTAAGCTAGTTTACCAGCGCGATCGCCTGCCAAACACTTACACCCAGCTCCCTACTCCCTACTCCCTGCTCCCTGATGTAGCAGAAATTTGTTGCAAGAAAAACTCTTCCAAAGAAGGACGAGACAAATTCATGCCAACGATCTGCCCGCCGAGAGAACGTAACTTTGCCAGAAAATCGTAGGGCTCGCCGCTAAGTTCGCCTTTCCAAGTTCCATCAGCTTCTACTTGCAAATTAGTTAACCATTGGCGGAGTATTTCTACATCACCACCTTTGCCTTTGACATGATAAGCATCAGTCGTTCCCAATAATTCATCCAGGGAACCGCTACAAATTAAATGTCCTTGGGATAAGATGGCAACGCGATCGCAAATTTGCTCGACTTCAGACAAGATATGACTGTTGAAAAAAATAGTCTTGCCTTGAGCTTTGAGAGAAAGAATAATCTGTCGCATCTGGTAGCGTCCTAACGGATCTAAACCAGACATCGGCTCGTCTAAAAACACTAATTCAGGGTCATTGATCAAAGCTTGTGCCATCCCTACCCGCTGCACCATACCTTTAGAATATTGGCGGAGTTGCTTTTTGCGGGCAGCAATTAAAGGCAGTCCGACTAATTCCAGCAGTTGAGGAATGCGCTGACGTTGAACGC
This window of the Chroococcidiopsis thermalis PCC 7203 genome carries:
- a CDS encoding ATP-binding protein, which encodes MLEQNHLRVCSDLKLLNQVQDWFEDFCLQHSGQIPWSEGQLYRLNLALAEGFTNAVRHAHQALPRETAIDIDLLLWSDRIEIRIWDRGQPFNPDAIAEPKPGTLQEGGYGWFLLRRLADRVVYERAADGRNCLLIVKSDKNRQEVKT
- the petD gene encoding cytochrome b6-f complex subunit IV, with protein sequence MGTLKKPDLSDPQLRAKLAKGMGHNYYGEPAWPNDLLYIFPVVILGTGACIVALSVLDPAMVGEPANPFATPLEILPEWYLYPVFQILRSVPNKLLGVVLMASVPLGLILVPFIESVNKFQNPFRRPVATTVFLVGTLVTLWLGIGAAFPIDKSFTFGLF
- the petB gene encoding cytochrome b6, producing MFSKQVTDSKAYNWFEERLEIQALAEDVTSKYVPPHVNIFYCLGGITLVCFLIQFATGFAMTFYYKPTVTEAYASVQYLMTDVNFGWLIRSIHRWSASMMVLMMILHTFRVYLTGGFKKPRELTWVTGVILAVITVSFGVTGYSLPWDQVGYWAVKIVSGVPEAIPVVGTLIADLLRGGSSVGQATLTRYYSAHTFVLPWAIAVFMLLHFLMIRKQGISGPL
- the ctpA gene encoding carboxyl-terminal processing protease CtpA — its product is MSKRIFQIGVLLVMPILLALSIWTQPATAITEEQRVVVEAWRIVNRAYLDDTFNHQNWSAVRQQALKQPLDNPESAYTTVEKMLASLNEPFTRFLRPEQYRSLQVNTSGELTGVGLQIALNSKTGQLEVVAPIAGSPAEKAGIQSRDRILKIDGIPTTQLTLDEAAAKMRGPAGSKVLLIVERDGSPKEIQVARDRIAVNPVVAQLQTSPSGAEIGYIRLIQFNANATAEVAHAIANLEKQGADAYILDLRNNPGGLLQSGIEIARLWLDEGTIVYTVNRQGIQGNFEAFGSALTHDPLVVLVDRGTASASEILAGALQDNRRAKIVGEKTFGKGLIQSLFELSDGSGMAVTVAKYETPNHRDIHKQGIVPDLNVATDRLSRDQIATAADPQYLAAVELLDNTSTIAKSNE
- a CDS encoding DUF2854 domain-containing protein; its protein translation is MLRQVSLGKLGLVVGGLITIVGFVAYFIDNPTLNLVGFFYGIPLLLGGLALTAAELKPVPYTQPTSPEVVALRQQQATATQNQVRQDITRYRYGQSAHLDTALERLGLAPTDEERPIVKGVRETQIDGAYGLILEFDSPFVTLEQWQKKQDKMESFFGPGIRIEVTQPTEDEIEIAMIAASSQGTSS
- a CDS encoding DedA family protein, whose product is MLEGMTDAINSFGYLGIFLLVLIAPTPPEIVLPFAGFLAAQGKLSLPHAILAGVLGCTLSIVPWYLAGKYLGERRLKVFARRNRKWLKLSFGEIERAKQWFDRHGGKTVFFSRPIPSVRTLIALPAGISGMRLLPFLFHVISGEAIWQTALAYAGYLLGRRYEIVVWYTAPIARISIAVLLLVLLFWLIRHNRSNS
- a CDS encoding ABC transporter ATP-binding protein; translation: MKTVTTDSPTFESNPSERPAVIQTSQLRKVYRTGFWMNQKIPSLKGCSLTVYRGETFGLLGPNGAGKTTLLKLLLGILRPTSGQGLLLGQPLGDRPIKQRIGYLPENAYYYDYLTGWEVLEMAAGLFQIPRSVQRQRIPQLLELVGLPLIAARKKQLRQYSKGMVQRVGMAQALINDPELVFLDEPMSGLDPLGRYQMRQIILSLKAQGKTIFFNSHILSEVEQICDRVAILSQGHLICSGSLDELLGTTDAYHVKGKGGDVEILRQWLTNLQVEADGTWKGELSGEPYDFLAKLRSLGGQIVGMNLSRPSLEEFFLQQISATSGSRE